A region of the bacterium genome:
ATCTTCGAACTGCACTTCTGGCCGCACGCACCGACGCTCGACAACGTCCGGCAGGTGCTGCTCGCGACGCAATTCCCGCGGTGGTTCGGCAACAGCCTGGCCGTGGCCGCGGCAACGACGGCCAGCGTGGCGTTCTTCGACTCGCTCGTCGGGTACACGCTCGCGAAGCTGCGCTTTCCCGGCCGGACGGTGGTCTTCACCGTGATCCTGAGCACGCTGATGATCCCGACCGAGATGCTCGTAATCCCCTGGTACACGATGAGCGCCCGGTTCGGCTGGATCGACACGTACTGGGGGATCATGTTCCCCGGACTGATGAGCGCGTTCGGGGTGTTCCTGATGCGCCAGTTCATGGGTGGGATCCCCGACGAACTGCTGGACGCGGCGCGGATGGATGGACTCTCGGAATTCGGCCTGTTCACCCACATCGCGCTCCCGCTGGTCCGTCCGGCGCTCGCGGCGTTGTGCATCTTCACGTTCCTCGGCAACTGGAACGCGTTCCTCTGGCCGCTCATCGTGATCCAGACGCCGGCGATGCGGACGCTTCCGGTGGGCATCGCGCTGTTCAGCGGCGAGGCCGGCTCGCACTGGCACCTCATCATGGCCGCTTCCGCCCTGGCCGTCCTGCCGGTGCTGGCCGTGTTCGTGCTGCTGCAGCGGCATATCATCGAAGGCGTCGTGCTCACAGGGCTGCGCGGGTGAGCGGACCCACCGCCTCGAACACACCGCCGATGACGCTGCCGGTCCCGGTGCTCGACTGCCACGCCCACTTCCCCGTCCGCGGCGGAGGCGATCCGGCGCGGGACGCCTACGTCGCGCGGCACGGCGAAAGCAAGTGGGAAGCGGTGTCCGCGTGGCTGCGCGCCGACCAGCGCGGCTGGCGGCGCGCCTGGGGGTTTCCGGACCCCGAGGCGCCGGGCACGGACGAAGAGATGGCCGGGCGCTGGGCCGGCGAGGTCGCGCGCCACGGACTCGTGCGGATCGTGTTCGTGACCGGCGGCGGCAACGAGCGGTTGGCGAAGGTCGTCGCGGGCCACCCCGATCGCTTCGTCGGTTTCGCCCATCACGATCCGTTCCATCCGGAGGCCCCCGCGGAACTCGAGCGGGCGGTGCGGACGCTCGGTCTGCGCGGCTACAAACTCATCGCGCCGCTCCTGTCCGGACGCCTCGACGACGAGCGGCTCTACCCGGTGTGGGACGCGGCCGAGCGCCTCGGCATTCCCGTGCTCATCCATTTCGGGCCCCTGCGCTACCAGGGCATCGTATCGCACCCCAATATCAGCCCGCTCGTTCTTCAAGATGTGGCGCGTGCCTTCCCGGGGATTCCGTTCATCGTGCCGCATTTCGGCTGCGGCTATCCGCGGGAGCTGTTGCACCTGGCGTGGGTATGCGGCAACGTCCACGTCGACACGTCCGGCTCCAATGAATGGATGCGGTGGATGCCCTACCCGCTCACCCTGGAAGGCCTGTTCCGGACGTTTCGGGAGACCGTGGGCGCCGGGCGGATCCTGTTCGGCACGGACTCCTCGTGGTTCCCTCGGGGATTCGCGGTCCGCTACCTCGAGGACCAGTTCCGCGCCTGTTGGGCCGCCGGCTGTGGCGAGGCGGAGATGGAGGCGATCTTCGCCGGCAACGCGGCCCGGCTGCTGCGCATCGCGCTTCCCGACCGCGGGGAGCCGCGGGTAGGGTTATGACCGTTCCGGGCGTGTGTCGGTCAGCCGTCCGTGGTCTTGCTTCATCCGATAGAGACGCGCGTCGGCGGCCCGCAGCAGGTCGTCGGCCGTCATGCCGTCGACCGGCCACGTCGCCGCGCCCCACGAAAACCCCAGCGGAATCGGCGTCGCGTGTTGACCGGCGACGCACACGTCCGCGAGCCGTCTGAGCGCGATCTCGGCGTCGGCCTCCCCGGTTTCCGGGAACAACAGCACAAACTCATCGCCGCCGTGCCGGGCGAGAAAGTCGATCGACCGCAGCGGTCCGCGGAGCGCCCGGGCCGCCGCGACCAGATGGGCGTCGCCGGCGGCGTGGCCGTGTGTGTCGTTGATGGCCTTGAGCCCGTCGAGATCGACCAACGCCAGGGTCAGCGGGCGCTGCGTCCGTGCGCAGCGCGCGATTTCGTGGCCGAGACGCTCCATGCAGGCACGCCGGTTGGCGAGCCCGGTCAGGCTGTCCGTCGCCGCCGCGACCCGCAGCGCCTCATGTACCTGGCTGAGCTCGACGGCGCCGGCGATGTAGCGCGCCACCACGGTGAGCAACTGCAGGTCCGGGAGCGCGAAGGCGTCCACGTCCGGCCGGTAGGCGCTCAGCACGCCGAGCGGATGGCCGCGCGACACGAGCGGCGCGTAGATCCCGGAGCGCACCCCCGGATCCTTTCGCCTGATCCGGGGATCGGCGTGCAGGTCGGGAATCAGCACCGCCGACCGTGTCTCGAGCACTTCCCAGACCAGCCCTTCACCCCGCTTGAAGGTGAGGCCGGACAGGCCGTGGCGCAGACCCGAGCCCGCCTTGACGATCAATTCCTCCTCGTCGCCGCGGCGCTCCAGCAGCGCGACGGCGGACGACTCGAACCCGAGCGAAACCCGCATGGCCTCGATGATGTGGTCGAGCAGGGCCGGCAGTTCCAGCACGGCGGCCAGCTCCGTCGCGAGACCGGCGAGAAACGCGAGCAGATTATCGGAACCGGCGTCCCCCGACGGCGCGGTGCGGGGGGGCCGACTCCCCTCCATTGACGTCTCCGTCACCTCCGGCGGCACGGGTCGACGAGTTGATAGAAGGCAAGAGTTCGAGACCCGCGGCCAGCATATCAAATTCGGGGGGGGGCGGGAATGGAACCCCGGCCGGAGTCCCCGCGCCGGCGCCACCCGGCCCCGGAGGTGGTCAACGCGCGGCGCGGGCGTCGATGCTGAGCGGCCCGGCGCCGAAGTAGGCGATCAGCAAGGCGGCGCCGATTCGCGAGAGGTTCGCCATGAAGAACCCTTCCTGCAGCTGCGCCGCCATCGGATCCCGAATGGCCCAGAAGTTGTGCATGAACCCCGTCACGGGCACGAGGAACAACACGAGGAGCCACGCGCCGAGCTTGGCCCGATAGCCGAGCACGACGCTCAGCCCGCCCGCCATCCCGATCAGCCCGGCCAACGGGACCAGGACGTTCGGAACGGGCACGTGTTGCTGCGCCGCCCACGCGACGCCCTGCGGCGTGAAGTCGAGCGGCGCAAACCACACGAACACCGCCGCAAACGCCGCGCGGCCCACCGGAACCAGGTAGCGCGTCCACGCGACGCTGGTGTCCATCTCCCCGCCCCTAGTGCGCCGGCAGGCCGGGGATCTCCATGATCGGTCGGATTTCCACGGTCCCCAGGCGGGCGCCCGGCAGCCGGCCCGCGATCTCGATCGCCTCGTCAAGGTCCGGAACGTCAACGATGAAGTAGCCGCCGAGCTGCTCGCGCGTCTCCGCGAACGGGCCGTCGGTCACGAGCCGCCGGCCGTCGCGCACCCGGACGCTGGTCGCCGTTGCCACGGGATGGAGCGGCGCGGCGACGAGATACCGCCCGGTCGACCTGATGTCGTTCGCGAGCTGCGCGGAGTCCCGATAACATTGCTCCCGCTCGGCCTCATCCGAGGCCTGCTCGTCACCGTACACCAACAGCATGTACTTCATTTCTGCTCCTTCCGCTGCCGGACGTGCTCCCCAATCTCGGGGTACTTGGCCGCCACCTTCTGAACGTCGTCGGGGAACTCGGAGAGCTCGAACACCTGGCGGACCTCAATCGTGCAGTCGTCCCCGGGACACCGCGACGCCCACGCGACGGCTTCGGCCTTTGACGGCACGTCGATCATCCAGTACCCGCCGAGCGCCTCGCGGGTCTCGATGAACGGTCCGTCCGTCACCATGTGTTTCCCGCCGGCGAATACGACCCGGGCGCCCGTCGACTGCGGGTGAAGTCCGTCGAGCGCGAGCAGCACACCCGCCTTGCGGAGCGATTCGTTGTACTTCATCATCGCATCGACCGCTTCCGCGCTCGGCGCCGCGTCCGGCGCCGCCTTCTCGTACCCTTTGGGGATCATCAGCAGCATGAATCGCATCATCATCCCTCCGGTTAAGGTTTCTCTCTCACTAGACTAGTCGAACGGTACCGTCGAAATCGACACGCCGGCATGCGACGCGGCGGCCCTCGCGGAGGCGGCGGGGCGCTTGTCCGCCGCACGGTGTCCGGGTACAGTGGCGATGATGACGCCCGACGCCGGCGGGACGCACGCGTTCGAGCGCCTCACGCTCGGCTCCGCGGGAATCCCGGTATCCACGCTGTGGACACCGGCCGACCGGCCCATCGCGGTGGCCGCGATCGCGCACGGGGCGGGCGCGGGCATGCAGCATCCGTTCATGACCGGGCTGGCCGACGGGTTCGCGGCCGGCGGCATCTCCGTCCTGCGCTTCAACTTCCCGTACATGGACGCGCGCCGGCGGATGCCCGATCGTCCCCCGGCGCTCCTGGCGACGTGGGACGCCATCGTGCCCGAAGTGCTGCGCCGCGCAGGCGGACTGCCGGTCGTGATCGGCGGAAAATCCCTGGGGGGACGGATCGCGTCGATGCTGGCGGCGGCCCAGGGTCGAGACTGTCCGGCGGCGGCTCTGGTCTTCTTCGGCTATCCGCTTCACGCGCCGGGGAAGATGGATCGTCTCCGCGACGCCCATCTGGCTCAGGTTCGCGTCCCGATGGTCTTCCTCCAGGGCGGGAACGACGCGTTGGCGAGACTCGACCTGATCGAGGCGGTGGTCGCGCGACTGCACCCCCTGGCCCGTCTGCACGTCGTTCCCGGCGGCGATCATGCGTTTCACCGGCGGGGAGCACGCGGTTCCGATCAAGGCACCGCGCGAGAATTGGCCCAGATCGCCACCGGGTACCTCCGCGACCTCATCACCGCCACGTCGTAGGGTGACGTTTCCTCCTGCCCGGCGCCCCCCCGTTGTCGATTTTTGCCCGCTCAGCCGATTACTTCATGGGCGTATCCGCCACGCGTGAGGGGGGCTATGAAATATATATGCCTGCTCTACAATGAAGACGCGAAGTTGGACGCCATGTCCGAGGCCGAGTGGGACGCCCTGACGGGCGAAACCGCCGCCTGCAACGAGGAGCTCAGACGCCGGGGGCACCTGATCGCGGCGCAGGTCCTCGAACGCGCGCGGGCGGCGACGACCGTGCGGGTCAGAAACGGCCGGCTGTTCGCCACCGAGGGTCCCGCCGCCGGCGCGCCGGAGCAGTTGCGGGGGTTCGTCCTGATCGATGCCCGCGACCTGAACGAGGCGATTCAGGTGGCGTCGAAGATGCCCGGGGCGAGAGTGGGTAGTATCGAGGTGCGGCCGATCCCGGACGTCGATCGGAAGGACCGGTGAACGCCGTTGTGATGAACGCAGACACCGCCGAGGCGGCGCGCCGGGCGGTCGAGGACGTGTACCGCTCCGAGTCGCGCCGCGTCCTCGCCACCCTGATCCGGCTGCTCGGTGATTTCGATCTCGCCGAAGAGGCGCTGCACGACGCCTTCGCGGCGGCGGTGGAGCAGTGGCCGCGCGACGGCGTGCCCGCGAACCCCCGAGCCTGGCTCGTGTCGGCCGGCCGCTTCAAGGCCATCGACACCCTGCGCCGGCGGGCCCGGTTCGACGCCTCGCTTGCCCGGGTGACCGAACAACTCGGCACCGATGCCCAAGACGGCGCCGCCGCCCGCCTCGACGCGGTCGAGGACGACCGGCTGCGGCTGATCTTCACGTGCTGCCATCCGGCGCTGCCGCCGGAGGCTCAGGTGGCGCTCACCCTGCGCGAGGTCTGCGGACTCACGACCGAGGAGGTCGCGCGCGCCTTCCTCACCGGCGCGCCCACGGTGGCCCAGCGGATCGTCCGCGCGAAGCGGAAGATCCGTGACGCGCGCATTCCCTACCGGATTCCGTCCGCGGACGATCTGCCCGGCCGGCTGGACAGCGTATTGCGCGTCGTCTACCTGGTGTTCACCGAGGGATACGCGGCGTCGTCGGGTCCGTCGCTCGTGCGGCCCGATCTCTCGGGCGAGGCGATCCGGCTGGGACGGCTGCTCATGGAGCTGCTCCCGGAGCCCGAGGTGTCCGGACTGCTCGCGCTCATGCTGCTCCACGAATCGCGCCGCGCGGCCCGGACCTCACCGGACGGCGAGCTCCGGCTCCTCGACGACCAGGATCGCACGCTCTGGAACCGGGACCACATCGCCGAAGGGCTCGCGCTCGTGGCACGCGCCTTGTCGGCGTCCCAGATTGGGCCCTACACGCTTCAGGCGGCGATCGCGGCGACGCATGCCGAAGCACCGGCCGCGGAGGCGACCGACTGGGCCCGAATCGTCGGCTTCTATGATGCCCTGGTGCAGATCCATCCCTCCCCCGTCATCGAGCTGAACCGCGCCGCGGCGGTGGCGCTGCGCGACGGTCCCGCTGCGGGGCTGGCCCTCGTCGACGCGCTGCTGGCGCGCGGCGATCTCGGCGACTACCATCTCGCGCACGCCGCGCGTGCGGACCTGTGCCGGCGGCTCGGGCGATGGGCGGACGCCCGCACGTCCTACGAGCGGGCCCTCGAACTCGCGCACCAGGAGCCGGAGCGGCGATTCTTGCAACGGCGCCTGAACGAGCTGCCGGAGTGAGAAGCGCGGCCGCCGGACGGCCGCCGCGCAACACCGCGCCGGTCAGGTAGAATCGTCGGTGTGGATGCGCGCGTGCGGGCGCCGGTCGTGACCAACAAGCGTGGGACGCTCTGGGCGGCGATCCTCGGGTCGTCGATCGTCTTCTTGGACTCGAGCGTCGTGACCGTCGCACTCCCACGGATCGGACATGACCTGCCCGCGCATCTCCTCGGCGTCCTGGAAGGGCAGTCCTACGTCTACAACGGCTACCTCCTCGCGGAAAGCGCGTTCCTGATCCTCGCGGGCGGGCTGACGGACTTCTACGGCCGGCGCCGGATATTTGGTCTGGGGCTTGTGGGATTCGGCGCCGCGTCGCTCCTTAGCGGCCTGGCGCCGAGCCTGGAATGGCTGGTGGTGTTCCGGGTGGCGCAGGGAGTGGCCGGAGCCCTGCTCGTGCCCGGGTCGCTCGCGCTCATCACGGCGACGTTTTCCGGCGAGGAACAGGGCCGCGCCTTTGGCATCTGGTCCGGGGCGTCGGCCGGGCTCGCCATCCTCGGTCCGTTTGTCGGCGGCCTGCTGGTGGACGACGTATCGTGGCGGGCCGTGTTCCTGCTCAACGTCCCCCTGGTGCTCACGGCACTGTGGTTGACCGCGCGGTACGTGGGCGAAAGCCGGGACACGGACGCGACCGGACGCTTCGACGTACCCGGTACGGTACTGACAGCCCTGGCCGTGGGCGGGCTTGTGATCGGCACGATTTCGGGAGAGCAGCGGGCATGGCAGAGCCCGGCGGCGTTCGCCGCCCTCGGCGTCGGCGCCGCGGCCGCGGTGTTGCTCCCCGTGTGGATGCTGCGCGCGCGGAATCCGCTGGTCCCTCCGGCGCTCTTCCGGTCGCGCAACTTTACCGTGACGAACATTTCCACTCTGGTGATCTACGCCGCGCTGTCTGTGACGTTTTACTTTCTCGCGCTGTTCCTGCAGGGGACACTGGGGTATTCGGCCGCGGGCGCCGGCTTTGCGACGATGCCGGGCGCGCTGTTCATGGCGCTGTTCTCGGCGAGATTCGGCGCGCTTGGGGCGCGCTACGGGGCGCGCTGGTTCATGGCCGCGGGGCCGGGCCTCATGGCCGTGGGCGTCCTCTGGTTGGCGCGGATCCCCGCGGGGAGCCCCGCCTGGACGCTGCAGCTATCGGTTGCGTCCACCTTCGCGCCGCCGGTAGGCTACCTCACGGACGTGCTCCCCGGCGTCGTCGCGTTCGGGCTCGGCGCCATGGTGATGGTCGCCCCGCTCACCACGACGCTCATGGCCTCGGTCCCCGTGGAGCACGCGGGCGTGGCGTCGGCGATCAACACGGCGATTTCGGACGTGGGCCCCCAGCTGGCTGTCGCCGGCCTCTTCGTCGTCGTGACCGCCCACTTCTACTCCGCGCTGGCGGCCCGCGTCCCGGGTGCGGCCGTCGCCGGCGAGGCGCTTCGCCAGACGGTCGCACCGTTCAACATGCCCGGACCCTCGGTCCCGGGGGCGATCCGGGACGCCGCACGCGCGGCGTCCACCGACGCGCTGCACCTCACCATGCTCGCGAGCGCGGTCCTGCTGCTCGCCGGTGCCGTGATCAACGCCGCGGGGATCCGGACCCCCGCGGCCGGACGCCCGGCGCCGAAGGTCGTCTCCCCCGATCCGACGTGGCGCCGGTGCCGCGGGGTGGCGGAGGAAGCGGCGTCCGCCGCGGCACCGGCCGCCGCCGACCGGAGGTGATCCGTGGAGATCTTCGAGATTCTCGACGGCCGGCTCTTTCAGAGTGGCGCCCCCGAAGAGGCCGCGGAGTGGCAGTCGATTCACGCGCGCAGCATCGACGCGGTGATCGATCTCTACGGCACCCTGGACCCCGGCGTGCCGACCGTGCCCAACTCCATCCTGTACATCTTCTGGCCGATCGAGGACACCGCCGCCCTGCCCGACATGGGGATCATGAACGTCCTGGTCGACGCCGTGGTCAGCCTGATCGCGCTCGGCCATAGGGTGCTCGTCCACTGCCACCGTGGCAAGAGCCGCTCGGGCCTCCTGAACGCGCTTGTGGCGATGAAGATACTCGGGATCAGCGGCCGCGAGGCGGTCGACCTCGTGCGGCGCCGCCGGCCGGGCGCCCTCGGCAACGCCGTGTTCACCGCCTATCTGGAGGCGCTTCCGGCTCCCGGGAGGCCGCCCGACGGCGCGGCCGCCGGCAACGTGAAGCCGCAGGCCTAGGATGCGATGAGGAGGCCGTGATGTCGGTGCGCGCCGGAACACTCCCGATTGACGATGGCGCCCAAGTCTTCTATGCCAAGGATCAGCGGTTCTTCTCGCGGGCCGGCATCGACGTGGACATCCGGCCGATGTCGGACGGGCCTGCGATCGCGGCGGCCGCGGCGACCGGCGACATCGACGTCGGATTTTCGAATCTGTTCGCGCTTGCCGCGTCGTTCACGCGCGGCGCGCAGCTGCGGCTCATCGCTCCGGGTCAGTTGTTTTCTGCGGGGAGGCGGTCGCTGGCGATCATCGTGCGGGCGGATTCACCGTATCATACCGGGAAGGATCTCAACGGCAAGAAGATCGGCGTGAGGGTCACCAATAGTCTTGTCGGCGTCGGGGCCAAGGCGTGGGTGGATCAACACGGCGGCGATTCGAACACGATCCGGCTCGTGCATCTCCCGGGAGAGCGACATGCCGACGCGCTCGAGCAGGGAGAGGTGGATGCCGTCAGCACGTCGCTCACCGACGTTCCGGTCCAGAAGAATGGGACGAAGCGGATCATCGGTTGCCCGACCGACGCGATCGCACCGCGCTTCATCGGCGCCGGATGGTACGCCCGGGCCGATTGGATCGAGACACATCGCGACGTCGCCCGCCGGTTCGCGGAGGCCATCGTGCAGGCCGGCCGGTGGGCAAATGCGCATCAAACCGAGTCCGGTCAAATTCTGATGAAGCATACACACCTGACGCCGAAAGGATTGGATGCCCTCGGCGACCATCGCGTACGGTATGGCGAGACGCTTGATCCGGCCCTGATCGATCCCCTGATCGCCGTCGCCGCCCGTTACAATGTCATCCCACGGGTGTTTCCGGCGCGGGAGCTCATCGCCGGCGACCTGCGCGGATGATCCCAAAAGTCTAAGGCGGCCCGCGCGGGGGCATTCATTAGCCCGGTAGTCGTGCGTTCTCGAGGGGGGCTGCCGTGCGCCGGAACCTGATCCGTGTCTCTGGTCTCGCAGCGCTCGCCTGCGCGGCGGCGGGCCTGGCCGCGGCGCAGGTGAGCGCGCAGGCACCGTTGCCGCAATCCGTCACCGACTCCCACAAGCGCTTCAGCATGAGCTTTCCGGCGGACTGGCAGATCGTCACGAAGCCCGAGGGAATGATCGCCCTCCTCGCGGCCGGGCCGGCCCAGGCCGGCTACCGGCCGACCATCAACGTCGTCGTGGAGCCCCTCTCGCAGACGATGTCGCCCGAGGCCTATGCGACGGCCGCCAACCGCCTGGCCAAGGTGACGTTTCACAACTACACGGTCGTGCAAGAGGCGGGAGTCACCGTCGCCGGGCAGCCGGCCTACTACCGCTACTTCACGTGGGAGACCAACACCGGGGTGACGCTGTACCAGCTCCAGGTGTACTTTACGAATGGGCCGACGGGCTTCGTCGTGACCGGAAGCACGCGCAACGACAGCGCTCGCCTTCGCGAGGACACCACGCTGTTCACCCAGATCATCGGCACCTTCCGCCTCGGGGGCCCCGGATAAGTCACACCAGGAGCGCGACGGCGGACCGCGGGCC
Encoded here:
- a CDS encoding YciI family protein, which encodes MKYICLLYNEDAKLDAMSEAEWDALTGETAACNEELRRRGHLIAAQVLERARAATTVRVRNGRLFATEGPAAGAPEQLRGFVLIDARDLNEAIQVASKMPGARVGSIEVRPIPDVDRKDR
- a CDS encoding dual specificity protein phosphatase is translated as MEIFEILDGRLFQSGAPEEAAEWQSIHARSIDAVIDLYGTLDPGVPTVPNSILYIFWPIEDTAALPDMGIMNVLVDAVVSLIALGHRVLVHCHRGKSRSGLLNALVAMKILGISGREAVDLVRRRRPGALGNAVFTAYLEALPAPGRPPDGAAAGNVKPQA
- a CDS encoding sensor domain-containing diguanylate cyclase, which encodes MEGSRPPRTAPSGDAGSDNLLAFLAGLATELAAVLELPALLDHIIEAMRVSLGFESSAVALLERRGDEEELIVKAGSGLRHGLSGLTFKRGEGLVWEVLETRSAVLIPDLHADPRIRRKDPGVRSGIYAPLVSRGHPLGVLSAYRPDVDAFALPDLQLLTVVARYIAGAVELSQVHEALRVAAATDSLTGLANRRACMERLGHEIARCARTQRPLTLALVDLDGLKAINDTHGHAAGDAHLVAAARALRGPLRSIDFLARHGGDEFVLLFPETGEADAEIALRRLADVCVAGQHATPIPLGFSWGAATWPVDGMTADDLLRAADARLYRMKQDHGRLTDTRPERS
- a CDS encoding DcrB-related protein, whose product is MRRNLIRVSGLAALACAAAGLAAAQVSAQAPLPQSVTDSHKRFSMSFPADWQIVTKPEGMIALLAAGPAQAGYRPTINVVVEPLSQTMSPEAYATAANRLAKVTFHNYTVVQEAGVTVAGQPAYYRYFTWETNTGVTLYQLQVYFTNGPTGFVVTGSTRNDSARLREDTTLFTQIIGTFRLGGPG
- a CDS encoding YciI family protein — its product is MRFMLLMIPKGYEKAAPDAAPSAEAVDAMMKYNESLRKAGVLLALDGLHPQSTGARVVFAGGKHMVTDGPFIETREALGGYWMIDVPSKAEAVAWASRCPGDDCTIEVRQVFELSEFPDDVQKVAAKYPEIGEHVRQRKEQK
- a CDS encoding carbohydrate ABC transporter permease → MAARSHAERAGAYLALAAGGVLVVFPFAWMIATALKGPREIFELHFWPHAPTLDNVRQVLLATQFPRWFGNSLAVAAATTASVAFFDSLVGYTLAKLRFPGRTVVFTVILSTLMIPTEMLVIPWYTMSARFGWIDTYWGIMFPGLMSAFGVFLMRQFMGGIPDELLDAARMDGLSEFGLFTHIALPLVRPALAALCIFTFLGNWNAFLWPLIVIQTPAMRTLPVGIALFSGEAGSHWHLIMAASALAVLPVLAVFVLLQRHIIEGVVLTGLRG
- a CDS encoding ABC transporter substrate-binding protein, with translation MSVRAGTLPIDDGAQVFYAKDQRFFSRAGIDVDIRPMSDGPAIAAAAATGDIDVGFSNLFALAASFTRGAQLRLIAPGQLFSAGRRSLAIIVRADSPYHTGKDLNGKKIGVRVTNSLVGVGAKAWVDQHGGDSNTIRLVHLPGERHADALEQGEVDAVSTSLTDVPVQKNGTKRIIGCPTDAIAPRFIGAGWYARADWIETHRDVARRFAEAIVQAGRWANAHQTESGQILMKHTHLTPKGLDALGDHRVRYGETLDPALIDPLIAVAARYNVIPRVFPARELIAGDLRG
- a CDS encoding MFS transporter, encoding MRAPVVTNKRGTLWAAILGSSIVFLDSSVVTVALPRIGHDLPAHLLGVLEGQSYVYNGYLLAESAFLILAGGLTDFYGRRRIFGLGLVGFGAASLLSGLAPSLEWLVVFRVAQGVAGALLVPGSLALITATFSGEEQGRAFGIWSGASAGLAILGPFVGGLLVDDVSWRAVFLLNVPLVLTALWLTARYVGESRDTDATGRFDVPGTVLTALAVGGLVIGTISGEQRAWQSPAAFAALGVGAAAAVLLPVWMLRARNPLVPPALFRSRNFTVTNISTLVIYAALSVTFYFLALFLQGTLGYSAAGAGFATMPGALFMALFSARFGALGARYGARWFMAAGPGLMAVGVLWLARIPAGSPAWTLQLSVASTFAPPVGYLTDVLPGVVAFGLGAMVMVAPLTTTLMASVPVEHAGVASAINTAISDVGPQLAVAGLFVVVTAHFYSALAARVPGAAVAGEALRQTVAPFNMPGPSVPGAIRDAARAASTDALHLTMLASAVLLLAGAVINAAGIRTPAAGRPAPKVVSPDPTWRRCRGVAEEAASAAAPAAADRR
- a CDS encoding DoxX family protein; translated protein: MDTSVAWTRYLVPVGRAAFAAVFVWFAPLDFTPQGVAWAAQQHVPVPNVLVPLAGLIGMAGGLSVVLGYRAKLGAWLLVLFLVPVTGFMHNFWAIRDPMAAQLQEGFFMANLSRIGAALLIAYFGAGPLSIDARAAR
- a CDS encoding alpha/beta family hydrolase, whose translation is MMTPDAGGTHAFERLTLGSAGIPVSTLWTPADRPIAVAAIAHGAGAGMQHPFMTGLADGFAAGGISVLRFNFPYMDARRRMPDRPPALLATWDAIVPEVLRRAGGLPVVIGGKSLGGRIASMLAAAQGRDCPAAALVFFGYPLHAPGKMDRLRDAHLAQVRVPMVFLQGGNDALARLDLIEAVVARLHPLARLHVVPGGDHAFHRRGARGSDQGTARELAQIATGYLRDLITATS
- a CDS encoding RNA polymerase sigma factor, with protein sequence MNADTAEAARRAVEDVYRSESRRVLATLIRLLGDFDLAEEALHDAFAAAVEQWPRDGVPANPRAWLVSAGRFKAIDTLRRRARFDASLARVTEQLGTDAQDGAAARLDAVEDDRLRLIFTCCHPALPPEAQVALTLREVCGLTTEEVARAFLTGAPTVAQRIVRAKRKIRDARIPYRIPSADDLPGRLDSVLRVVYLVFTEGYAASSGPSLVRPDLSGEAIRLGRLLMELLPEPEVSGLLALMLLHESRRAARTSPDGELRLLDDQDRTLWNRDHIAEGLALVARALSASQIGPYTLQAAIAATHAEAPAAEATDWARIVGFYDALVQIHPSPVIELNRAAAVALRDGPAAGLALVDALLARGDLGDYHLAHAARADLCRRLGRWADARTSYERALELAHQEPERRFLQRRLNELPE
- a CDS encoding amidohydrolase family protein, with translation MTLPVPVLDCHAHFPVRGGGDPARDAYVARHGESKWEAVSAWLRADQRGWRRAWGFPDPEAPGTDEEMAGRWAGEVARHGLVRIVFVTGGGNERLAKVVAGHPDRFVGFAHHDPFHPEAPAELERAVRTLGLRGYKLIAPLLSGRLDDERLYPVWDAAERLGIPVLIHFGPLRYQGIVSHPNISPLVLQDVARAFPGIPFIVPHFGCGYPRELLHLAWVCGNVHVDTSGSNEWMRWMPYPLTLEGLFRTFRETVGAGRILFGTDSSWFPRGFAVRYLEDQFRACWAAGCGEAEMEAIFAGNAARLLRIALPDRGEPRVGL
- a CDS encoding YciI family protein encodes the protein MKYMLLVYGDEQASDEAEREQCYRDSAQLANDIRSTGRYLVAAPLHPVATATSVRVRDGRRLVTDGPFAETREQLGGYFIVDVPDLDEAIEIAGRLPGARLGTVEIRPIMEIPGLPAH